In Bacillus thuringiensis, the DNA window CATATTCTACAAAAACAACCCATAACGTTATCATAATGTATATATTTACATAAAAAACATAACCTATTTCATGTGTATTTATTTTATATGTGTTTTTTCAAAGAATTTTCTTTTTATTTAAACTTTTCGTTAGACGTTTGACCTCCGATGTCCATTATGATAAGTTACTTAAGATGTTATATTCGCACAAGTATAGACAACTGGTTTATACACTTTTTTTACTATGAGGAAGGAGCATACACTGCATGAATCTTTTATGGGGAATTGGCGGCGTGATTGGAGTATTAGCAATTGCTTTCTTACTATCTTCCAACCGCAAAGCTATTAATTGGCGCACAATTTTAATCGCGCTAGCATTACAAATGTCATTTTCATTTATCGTATTACGATGGGATGCCGGAAAAGCAGGTTTAAAATACGCTGCTGATGGTGTTCAAGGATTAATTAATTTTTCTTACGAGGGAATTAAGTTCGTTGCTGGGGATTTAGTCAACGCAAAAGGCCCTTGGGGATTTGTCTTCTTTATTCAAGCACTACTTCCAATCGTATTTATTAGTTCATTAGTAGCAATCTTATATCATTTCGGTATTATGCAGAGATTTGTGAGTGTCGTTGGTGGCGCATTAAGTAAACTTCTTGGAACTTCTAAAGCAGAAAGTTTAAACTCAGTAACAACTGTATTTTTAGGACAAACTGAAGCTCCAATCTTAATCAAACCTTACTTAGCACGTTTAACAAATAGTGAATTCTTCACTATTATGGTAAGCGGTATGACAGCTGTTGCCGGATCAGTTCTTGTCGGCTATGCAGCAATGGGTATTCCGTTAGAACACTTATTAGCAGCAGCAATTATGGCAGCTCCATCAAGTTTATTAATCGCGAAACTAATTATGCCAGAAACAGAAAAAGTAGATAATAACGTTGAACTTTCTACAGAACGTGAAGATGCAAACGTTATCGATGCAGCTGCACGTGGTGCATCTGAAGGTATGCAACTTGTTATTAACGTAGCAGCAATGTTAATGGCTTTCATCGCATTAATCGCTTTATTAAATGGTCTATTAGGATTAATTGGCTCTCTGTTCCATATTAAACTTAGCCTTGATTTAATCTTCGGTTACTTATTATCACCATTTGCAATCTTAATCGGGGTTTCTCCAGGGGAAGCTATACAGGCAGCAAGCTTTATCGGTCAAAAACTTGCAATCAACGAATTCGTTGCATACGCAAACTTGGGACCACACATGGCAGAGTTCTCTGCAAAAACAAACTTAATTTTAACATTCGCAATCTGTGGATTCGCAAACTTCTCTTCTATCGCAATTCAATTAGGTGTAACTGGAACGTTAGCTCCTACTCGCCGTAAACAAATTGCACAGTTAGGGATTAAAGCAGTTATCGCTGGTACATTAGCGAACTTCTTAAATGCAGCAGTTGCAGGTATGATGTTCCTATAAAATGATGTAAAGTCTCCTCTTTCTAAAGAGGGGGCTTTTTATTATATTCTTTATTTTTTTAGTATATATTCAATTCTTCATGCTGAAATATAAAAACATTATGATACAATAATTAGTAAGTCTGTTTATTTTTTCTTGCAAAAGAGGAATACTACTTGTGGTTGTTCTCCAAAATAACCTAGTCATCCGGTCTATTTCTTAATAATTGCGCATACTACAAGTATCCTTGCATGAATTATCTTTAAGGAGGAAAGTTTTGTGAAAGATAACTTCTATAAAGTCCTCTCTATGTGGATTTTACAAATTTTATTTTATTTTACAACTGTACATGTCACGCAATATGAGCATGCTCTCATTTTCACAATTATATATGTAATTGTTAATGTACTATTTCTATTATTGAATGATAAAACCGCATTTGTTCTCTTTATATTAGGAACCATTACTTCGGTA includes these proteins:
- a CDS encoding NupC/NupG family nucleoside CNT transporter translates to MNLLWGIGGVIGVLAIAFLLSSNRKAINWRTILIALALQMSFSFIVLRWDAGKAGLKYAADGVQGLINFSYEGIKFVAGDLVNAKGPWGFVFFIQALLPIVFISSLVAILYHFGIMQRFVSVVGGALSKLLGTSKAESLNSVTTVFLGQTEAPILIKPYLARLTNSEFFTIMVSGMTAVAGSVLVGYAAMGIPLEHLLAAAIMAAPSSLLIAKLIMPETEKVDNNVELSTEREDANVIDAAARGASEGMQLVINVAAMLMAFIALIALLNGLLGLIGSLFHIKLSLDLIFGYLLSPFAILIGVSPGEAIQAASFIGQKLAINEFVAYANLGPHMAEFSAKTNLILTFAICGFANFSSIAIQLGVTGTLAPTRRKQIAQLGIKAVIAGTLANFLNAAVAGMMFL